One region of bacterium genomic DNA includes:
- the lysS gene encoding lysine--tRNA ligase, producing the protein MEEHLIPEDELIKARVEKLEKMKSLGKDPFAQEKYERRAAIKYIEGNEKRFEPYSADVIAVYEENEPKEGEEAKAKVDVSLAGRVVSVRLMGKAAFVHIQDRKGKIQVYLKRDDLGDDYEMVKLLDLGDFIGITGYMFRTRTGEISVHAGSITVLVKSLRPIPFGKEKGDQHWYGLQDVEQRYRQRHVDLVTNGESRDTFIKRTMIVRAIREFYDNRGYLEVETPVLQAVAGGAAARPFLTYHNALEHEFHLRISLELYLKRLIVGGLEKVYEIGRVFRNEGLSTRHNPEFTLLESYEAYANLEDMMSLFEELFNHISKTLYDGPTIPYQGKTIDFTAPWTRMPILEGIEKYSGVKPDAFGSLPSALAAMEKLGLPTEGEHVVGGIIEKIFERFVEPNLTQPTFVTDFPLETSPLAKKVPGNEKFVRRFDLYIGGKEIAQANSELNDPIDQKERFVGQAEMHAEGDEEAQPTDDDFVRAMEYGMPPNGGLGFGIDRLVMLFTDQDAIRDVILFPQMKPEK; encoded by the coding sequence TTGGAAGAACATTTGATTCCTGAAGACGAACTTATCAAGGCAAGGGTCGAAAAGCTGGAGAAGATGAAATCTCTGGGCAAGGACCCATTCGCTCAAGAAAAGTATGAACGCCGCGCGGCGATAAAATATATTGAGGGCAATGAAAAACGCTTTGAGCCTTACAGCGCTGATGTGATAGCTGTATATGAAGAGAATGAACCTAAAGAAGGTGAAGAGGCAAAGGCAAAAGTTGACGTATCTCTTGCCGGACGAGTTGTCTCTGTTCGGCTGATGGGCAAGGCTGCGTTCGTTCATATTCAGGATCGCAAAGGTAAGATACAGGTCTATCTCAAGAGGGACGATCTCGGAGATGACTACGAGATGGTAAAACTGCTTGACCTGGGAGACTTTATCGGCATAACAGGCTATATGTTCCGCACACGCACCGGTGAGATATCAGTTCACGCCGGGTCGATCACGGTGTTGGTGAAGTCTCTCAGGCCGATACCGTTCGGCAAGGAGAAGGGTGACCAGCACTGGTACGGCCTGCAGGATGTCGAGCAGAGATATCGCCAGAGACACGTCGATCTGGTAACCAACGGCGAGAGCCGAGACACATTTATCAAGCGCACTATGATCGTGCGAGCCATACGTGAGTTCTACGACAACCGCGGATACCTCGAAGTCGAGACGCCGGTGCTGCAGGCAGTGGCGGGCGGCGCGGCGGCCAGGCCGTTTCTGACCTATCACAACGCGCTTGAGCATGAGTTCCACTTGAGAATCTCTCTCGAACTCTATCTCAAGAGGCTGATTGTCGGCGGATTGGAAAAAGTATATGAGATAGGCCGGGTCTTCAGAAATGAAGGCCTTTCGACTCGTCATAACCCTGAGTTCACCCTTCTCGAAAGTTATGAGGCCTATGCGAACCTGGAAGACATGATGAGTCTTTTTGAGGAATTGTTCAACCATATCAGCAAGACACTTTACGATGGGCCTACTATTCCGTATCAGGGTAAGACAATAGATTTCACCGCTCCATGGACCAGAATGCCGATTCTTGAAGGCATAGAGAAGTACTCCGGTGTAAAACCTGATGCATTCGGCAGTCTTCCGAGTGCATTGGCCGCAATGGAGAAGCTGGGACTGCCGACCGAAGGCGAGCATGTGGTCGGCGGCATAATAGAAAAGATATTCGAGAGGTTTGTCGAGCCGAACCTGACACAGCCGACATTTGTGACCGACTTTCCTCTGGAGACCTCTCCACTGGCAAAAAAAGTGCCGGGCAACGAGAAGTTTGTACGCAGGTTTGACCTCTATATAGGCGGCAAGGAGATAGCTCAGGCAAACTCAGAGCTCAACGATCCCATAGATCAGAAAGAGCGGTTTGTGGGTCAGGCTGAAATGCATGCAGAGGGTGATGAAGAGGCGCAGCCTACGGATGATGACTTTGTCAGAGCAATGGAATACGGCATGCCTCCCAACGGCGGGCTGGGCTTTGGTATCGACCGGCTGGTAATGCTCTTTACCGATCAGGATGCTATTCGGGATGTCATTCTCTTCCCACAGATGAAGCCGGAAAAGTAG
- the greA gene encoding transcription elongation factor GreA, whose translation MQAEREILLTAGGLKKIEDELNQLRTVGRKRVAERIRESMQLAGELNDNSEYDDAKNEQAFIEGRIDELKQILATARVIEDMDVLTDCVSIGSIVRVRDMETKDDWEWTIVGTFEANPAEDRISNESPVGEALMGKKVGDIAVVEIPAGLAKYEILSIRK comes from the coding sequence ATGCAAGCCGAAAGAGAAATTTTGTTGACCGCAGGCGGTCTGAAGAAAATAGAAGATGAACTCAATCAACTGCGAACGGTTGGCCGCAAACGTGTAGCCGAACGTATTCGCGAGTCCATGCAACTGGCAGGCGAACTCAACGACAATTCAGAATACGATGATGCAAAGAATGAGCAGGCCTTTATTGAAGGGCGGATTGACGAACTCAAACAAATACTCGCAACTGCGCGTGTAATTGAGGACATGGATGTGCTCACGGACTGCGTGAGCATCGGTTCAATAGTCAGGGTAAGAGACATGGAAACCAAGGACGATTGGGAATGGACAATCGTCGGCACATTTGAGGCAAACCCGGCAGAGGACCGCATTTCAAACGAGTCACCAGTCGGAGAAGCTCTTATGGGTAAGAAAGTCGGTGATATTGCAGTTGTAGAGATTCCGGCAGGACTTGCAAAGTATGAGATACTGAGCATTCGCAAGTAA
- a CDS encoding Gfo/Idh/MocA family oxidoreductase — MPATKNKPITAVIVGAGHRSIAYSKYSLQHPDELKIVGVADPNEYRRAQAAELFGFGSDMCFESADELAEKGQSADAVINGTMDLQHVPTAIPLLKVGYDMLLEKPIATSEAEVRQLYAVAKECSSTVMICHVLRYAPFYAKIREIVAAGDIGDIVSMMTAENVSYHHMATAFVRGKWNRLEYGSTMLMSKCCHDLDLITWMKSGVAPKAVASFGSLMQFKRENAPEGSGERCVVDCKIEKTCPYSAKKNYIEQGIWGFYAWQGIEDQEQNEENWMKSLATDNPHGRCVWRCDNDVVDHQSVAIEFSDGSTASHNMTGGTSRPCRSMHLIGTKGEIQGVMEDGYFVVRHPDARKGHEWSEERVKTEVTNDPHGGGDLRLVGDFVRTLLGEPRSISCTSLEDSIYGHLIGFGADQARVERRVVDIVK, encoded by the coding sequence TTGCCGGCAACAAAGAACAAGCCGATCACGGCTGTAATAGTAGGCGCGGGACACCGCAGCATCGCATACTCCAAATATTCGCTCCAACATCCTGATGAACTGAAGATAGTCGGTGTGGCCGACCCGAACGAATATCGTCGGGCGCAGGCCGCTGAACTCTTCGGTTTTGGATCGGACATGTGCTTTGAATCCGCAGATGAGCTTGCAGAAAAAGGACAGTCGGCCGATGCTGTCATAAACGGCACAATGGACCTCCAGCATGTGCCCACAGCGATACCTCTGCTCAAAGTGGGCTATGACATGCTCCTGGAAAAGCCGATAGCCACCAGCGAGGCGGAAGTCAGGCAGCTTTATGCGGTAGCCAAAGAGTGCTCCAGCACTGTGATGATCTGTCATGTGCTCAGATACGCGCCATTTTATGCAAAGATACGCGAGATAGTCGCCGCGGGAGATATAGGCGACATCGTCAGCATGATGACTGCGGAGAACGTCAGCTATCACCATATGGCCACGGCATTCGTGCGCGGCAAGTGGAACCGGCTCGAATACGGCAGCACGATGCTGATGTCCAAATGCTGCCATGACCTGGACCTCATCACATGGATGAAAAGCGGGGTCGCGCCAAAAGCTGTGGCAAGTTTCGGCAGCCTGATGCAGTTCAAGCGTGAGAATGCACCCGAAGGCTCTGGTGAGCGCTGCGTGGTGGACTGTAAGATCGAAAAGACCTGCCCATACTCGGCAAAGAAGAACTATATCGAGCAGGGTATATGGGGCTTTTATGCCTGGCAAGGCATAGAGGATCAGGAACAGAATGAAGAAAACTGGATGAAGTCGCTGGCAACGGACAATCCGCACGGGAGGTGCGTGTGGCGCTGTGACAACGATGTGGTCGACCACCAGAGTGTCGCAATTGAATTTTCGGACGGCTCCACTGCATCTCACAATATGACCGGCGGCACATCACGCCCATGCAGGTCCATGCACCTGATCGGCACTAAGGGCGAGATACAAGGTGTGATGGAAGACGGATATTTTGTGGTGCGCCACCCCGATGCTCGCAAGGGACACGAATGGTCGGAAGAAAGGGTCAAGACGGAAGTGACCAACGATCCACATGGCGGCGGAGACCTGCGCCTTGTGGGCGACTTCGTGCGTACCTTGTTGGGTGAGCCGCGTTCGATCTCATGCACCAGCCTCGAAGATTCTATCTATGGCCACTTGATAGGGTTCGGGGCAGATCAGGCGAGAGTCGAGCGCAGGGTAGTCGACATAGTGAAGTAG
- a CDS encoding C40 family peptidase — MLRADRTPLGGDGTANGSKRRGGKRGKPRRTLLNMRNVKTWTIAALVVQILAFAATSSPAAKKHPVSAASEQSTAKQEPVDNNESPGEIILTLDSDTDQIISSEENQAMDPRMELKKTALQYLGTPYRWGGTTPSAFDCSGFTRYVYKQMGVKIPRTARQQYRAGKPVKAGNWETGDLVFFDIKKGYVSHVGLILASCVFIHASNPMSGVKIDSLKENFYKRYYVGARAYDLT, encoded by the coding sequence ATGCTACGGGCTGACCGCACTCCTTTGGGCGGTGATGGGACCGCAAATGGTTCAAAAAGGCGCGGTGGGAAGCGTGGAAAACCAAGGAGGACGCTTCTCAATATGCGTAACGTCAAGACATGGACCATTGCAGCACTCGTGGTCCAAATCCTCGCATTTGCTGCAACATCATCACCAGCCGCTAAAAAACACCCGGTCTCTGCCGCTTCCGAACAGTCAACTGCCAAACAGGAACCTGTCGACAACAACGAATCGCCCGGTGAGATCATACTCACACTTGATTCCGACACAGACCAAATCATCTCCTCAGAAGAAAACCAAGCGATGGACCCCAGGATGGAACTTAAGAAAACTGCTCTCCAATATCTGGGCACGCCTTATAGATGGGGAGGGACCACACCCAGCGCATTCGACTGCTCCGGCTTTACACGCTATGTCTACAAACAGATGGGAGTAAAAATCCCCAGGACCGCCCGCCAGCAGTATAGGGCAGGCAAACCGGTCAAAGCCGGCAATTGGGAGACAGGCGACCTGGTCTTCTTCGACATTAAGAAGGGCTATGTCAGTCATGTAGGGCTTATACTGGCTTCATGCGTATTTATCCACGCCTCAAACCCAATGTCCGGGGTCAAGATCGACAGCCTTAAGGAGAACTTTTACAAGAGGTATTATGTCGGCGCCAGAGCATATGACCTGACATAG
- a CDS encoding cytochrome b/b6 domain-containing protein gives MTHALIIVFALLAITPVFGQGIRLKNSNGDIIDPSKTAQASIKKTCGDCHDVDANARSLHFNTGSFKPDPQTSQCLFCHPIKSHTINAKHITKPSDAVCDSCHPDIAGEVRSSVHGRPNKHHGDHPRCTSCHKGYPHSRGHKMTRSRQLSMCTGCHNDKKLMRHYGVKPNAVSSYECSYHGKALMHDAKMGTATCVDCHDSHHVLSPDAKGSPTSTANVAGTCRKCHPGARFNFAASGANHLQIEIEQSALLRAERQLFHMLTWVVMLGLVAMITLDLRKKVFCRNCCPRSGRLSATLIALSFYSLVTGVLTASLNTRAAKWAWTLWAVLLASAFIAYLIKTRRIPEKRPKRYYERFTLSQRLQHMLLALSFTILVLTGMPLRYADVGWTSHLNSLFSGFEGARIAHRVGAMGLVLVWVWHCIYLLVQWKRTGFSFKSWSMWPTRKDFTDLIVTIRFGLSGNIKRPEYDRFSFREKFDYFAVWWGVPVMIISGLILWFPVQIGNRLPAIAQSVALIAHSDEALLAVLAIVVWHFYNVHLNPDNFPANQAWLTGRLSEAEMEREHQAEKVKIDKKMGLDD, from the coding sequence GTGACACACGCTCTTATAATAGTCTTTGCCCTCCTTGCTATCACGCCGGTCTTCGGCCAGGGGATAAGGCTAAAAAACTCAAACGGGGACATTATCGACCCCTCAAAGACAGCCCAGGCCAGCATCAAAAAGACATGTGGCGATTGCCATGATGTCGATGCAAACGCGCGTTCACTCCATTTTAACACCGGCTCGTTCAAGCCGGACCCACAGACAAGCCAGTGTCTCTTCTGCCATCCGATCAAAAGCCATACTATTAACGCAAAGCATATTACAAAGCCATCCGATGCCGTTTGCGACTCATGCCACCCGGATATAGCCGGCGAGGTAAGATCGAGTGTCCATGGAAGGCCGAACAAGCATCATGGCGACCATCCGAGATGCACTTCATGCCATAAAGGCTATCCTCACTCACGTGGTCATAAGATGACCCGAAGTCGTCAGTTATCGATGTGCACAGGCTGCCACAATGATAAAAAGCTGATGAGGCATTACGGCGTAAAGCCCAACGCAGTGTCCTCATATGAGTGCAGCTATCACGGCAAAGCACTGATGCATGATGCCAAAATGGGCACAGCCACATGCGTCGATTGTCATGACAGCCACCATGTACTCTCGCCGGATGCCAAAGGCTCGCCCACAAGCACTGCCAACGTTGCCGGGACATGCCGAAAATGCCACCCCGGAGCAAGGTTCAATTTTGCAGCGTCAGGCGCAAATCATCTACAGATTGAGATCGAGCAGTCCGCTTTATTGAGAGCGGAAAGGCAGCTTTTCCACATGCTGACATGGGTGGTGATGCTTGGCCTGGTCGCAATGATCACTCTCGACCTCAGGAAAAAAGTTTTCTGCAGAAACTGCTGCCCAAGATCGGGCAGATTATCAGCCACGCTCATCGCACTGAGCTTTTATTCGCTTGTCACCGGCGTTCTGACGGCGTCACTCAACACAAGGGCCGCGAAGTGGGCATGGACACTGTGGGCAGTCCTGCTGGCATCGGCATTTATAGCCTACCTCATCAAGACCAGACGTATCCCTGAAAAGAGACCCAAACGATATTATGAGCGTTTCACACTGTCCCAGAGGCTCCAGCACATGTTGCTTGCCCTGAGTTTCACGATACTGGTGCTCACAGGCATGCCGCTCAGATATGCCGATGTCGGTTGGACCAGTCACCTTAACTCTCTATTCAGCGGTTTCGAGGGAGCGCGTATTGCGCACAGAGTGGGAGCAATGGGGTTGGTACTCGTCTGGGTTTGGCACTGCATATACCTGCTTGTGCAATGGAAAAGAACAGGCTTTTCATTCAAATCATGGAGTATGTGGCCGACCAGAAAGGACTTTACCGACCTTATAGTGACGATCAGATTTGGCTTGTCCGGCAATATAAAACGCCCCGAATATGACCGGTTCAGCTTTCGAGAGAAGTTCGACTACTTTGCCGTGTGGTGGGGTGTGCCTGTCATGATAATCTCGGGGCTGATATTGTGGTTTCCCGTCCAGATTGGAAACCGTCTGCCTGCAATTGCGCAGTCGGTGGCGCTTATCGCCCACAGCGATGAAGCTCTGCTGGCAGTGCTCGCCATAGTGGTCTGGCATTTCTATAATGTGCACCTAAACCCCGACAATTTCCCTGCCAATCAGGCATGGCTAACCGGGAGGCTTTCCGAGGCCGAGATGGAGCGAGAGCATCAGGCAGAAAAGGTAAAGATCGACAAAAAGATGGGGTTGGACGACTAA
- a CDS encoding sigma-70 family RNA polymerase sigma factor: MMTTDKPDIDLVRSAQQGERTAFDELVRRYRSAVFGIAYSKLGDFEAARDAAQDTFVHAFLDLQTLRDPQKFGSWLCSITVTAALGAIRRRRNYFSLDDPNAQDQPSGEPSPQEAAERSENACRVHQALAGLPENYRLPIILHYVDGYSHDEIANILTSSVSSVKNRLYRARHHLRKEMLVEVERSLKDERCSNAKDICVIIQWFGKQCSCRCRHCLLNSGSRLSGVSFDRMKALGKKFLRWRDAHSFDDLAIDIITGYSCDSSEDIEGRLFCKAAGATNWSYLPTNGMELRTKTELEQYLLARKEMGITTVGITFYGMKDFHDKWAGRSGDWDYTMLIAKTAAELGLKRQETIFLSKKGVDGIPSLVELLDQIAGMTGRCICPWDYRGRGKHLEDERVLDVQVKALPENVLRYINQGINNRGRCYLSEGEWVSAIEAGKYPRKDRRVYLISVWPDNIEWLESADCDSILQKMRDEDEQLHTAIPSLPTLARLYGKKSGKRIYWVRDLEWKWIDLYLKEHPQIDPTGRFDDLDCVILCH; this comes from the coding sequence ATGATGACAACTGATAAACCCGACATTGATCTCGTAAGATCGGCACAACAGGGTGAACGCACGGCGTTTGATGAGTTGGTGCGCAGGTATCGGAGTGCGGTATTTGGGATCGCCTATTCAAAGCTTGGAGATTTTGAGGCCGCCAGAGATGCCGCACAGGACACATTCGTTCATGCGTTTTTGGACCTGCAGACTCTGCGAGATCCTCAGAAATTCGGCAGTTGGCTCTGCTCGATTACCGTCACGGCCGCATTAGGCGCAATTCGCCGCAGGCGTAATTACTTTTCCCTGGATGATCCCAATGCACAGGATCAGCCAAGCGGCGAACCAAGCCCGCAGGAGGCTGCGGAGCGTTCTGAAAATGCATGCAGGGTGCATCAGGCTCTTGCCGGGCTGCCGGAGAATTACAGGCTTCCAATCATCCTCCACTATGTCGATGGCTACTCGCACGATGAGATAGCCAACATTCTGACGTCGTCGGTATCATCCGTGAAAAACAGACTGTATCGTGCCAGGCATCATTTGAGAAAGGAGATGCTTGTGGAAGTTGAAAGAAGTCTTAAAGACGAACGGTGCTCAAATGCCAAAGATATCTGCGTCATTATACAGTGGTTTGGGAAGCAGTGCTCATGCCGCTGCCGTCACTGTCTTCTAAATAGTGGCAGCAGACTCAGCGGCGTATCATTTGACAGGATGAAGGCGCTTGGTAAGAAATTTCTGCGCTGGAGGGATGCGCACAGCTTTGATGACCTTGCAATAGACATCATTACAGGTTATTCATGCGATTCCTCCGAGGATATTGAGGGCAGACTGTTTTGTAAAGCCGCGGGAGCTACAAACTGGTCATACCTGCCCACAAATGGAATGGAACTCAGAACGAAGACGGAACTTGAACAATATCTGCTCGCCCGCAAAGAGATGGGCATTACCACAGTCGGCATCACTTTCTATGGCATGAAAGATTTCCACGATAAATGGGCAGGCCGCAGCGGCGACTGGGACTACACAATGCTTATCGCCAAGACAGCGGCGGAGCTTGGCCTGAAGCGCCAGGAGACCATCTTCCTCTCGAAAAAAGGAGTTGACGGCATCCCATCTCTTGTGGAATTGCTCGATCAGATTGCCGGTATGACCGGGCGGTGTATATGCCCATGGGACTATCGCGGCCGCGGCAAGCACCTGGAAGACGAGCGGGTGCTGGACGTGCAAGTCAAGGCACTGCCTGAGAATGTGCTCCGATATATAAACCAAGGCATCAACAACCGAGGGCGATGCTATCTGTCGGAGGGCGAGTGGGTATCTGCGATTGAGGCGGGTAAGTATCCCCGCAAAGACAGGCGAGTCTATCTCATCAGCGTATGGCCGGACAATATAGAATGGTTGGAATCAGCAGATTGCGATAGTATTCTCCAAAAAATGCGTGATGAAGATGAGCAGCTTCATACTGCGATACCGTCGCTGCCGACACTTGCACGGCTGTATGGAAAAAAGTCTGGGAAGCGAATCTATTGGGTGCGCGACCTTGAATGGAAATGGATCGATTTATATCTTAAGGAACACCCTCAGATCGACCCTACGGGAAGATTTGACGACCTGGATTGCGTGATTTTATGTCACTAG
- the ftcD gene encoding glutamate formimidoyltransferase, with protein MPKLIQCVPNFSEGRRAEVVTKIAEAIDKASGVKIVDYSMDADHNRSVVTFIGRPDDIHKSVLAGARAAVKLIDLNRHTGGHPRIGAMDVVPVVPLDEMTMDEAVDLGHAIGRDIANSLDIPVYFYEQCALRSECVNLSDIRRGGFEALREHGLTDGRKPDVGPNHVHPTAGATVVGARGPLIAYNVNLKSNDITAAKAIAAKIRHLRDSGRAMPGVKAIGVYLKSRDIAQVSMNITQPHLVSMWDVYSFIKQQAQDMGVEILESELIGAVRQHDVNDETASAMNLKGFSDKRILDSWMREFEK; from the coding sequence GTGCCAAAACTTATTCAGTGCGTTCCAAATTTCAGTGAAGGTCGTCGTGCAGAGGTCGTGACAAAGATAGCCGAAGCGATAGATAAGGCGTCCGGCGTAAAGATAGTCGATTATTCCATGGACGCCGATCACAACCGCTCGGTGGTGACCTTCATAGGCAGGCCGGACGATATCCATAAGTCTGTTCTTGCTGGAGCGCGTGCAGCAGTCAAACTGATAGATTTGAACAGACATACAGGCGGCCACCCGCGGATAGGCGCGATGGACGTGGTGCCGGTGGTTCCGCTGGACGAGATGACCATGGACGAGGCTGTCGATCTCGGTCATGCCATTGGCCGGGATATAGCGAACAGCCTTGATATTCCTGTCTATTTCTATGAGCAGTGTGCGCTGAGAAGTGAATGTGTGAACTTATCCGATATCCGCAGAGGTGGTTTTGAAGCCTTGAGAGAGCATGGCCTTACGGATGGCCGTAAGCCTGATGTCGGCCCGAACCATGTCCATCCGACGGCAGGTGCGACAGTGGTCGGCGCACGGGGTCCATTGATAGCATATAACGTCAACCTTAAGAGCAATGACATCACCGCAGCCAAAGCTATTGCAGCCAAGATCAGGCATCTGAGAGACTCAGGCAGAGCCATGCCCGGAGTGAAGGCAATAGGTGTATATCTGAAGTCACGCGACATTGCACAGGTCTCCATGAACATTACTCAGCCGCACTTGGTGAGTATGTGGGATGTATACTCGTTCATCAAGCAGCAGGCACAGGATATGGGGGTCGAAATTTTGGAGTCCGAACTTATCGGTGCAGTCAGGCAGCATGATGTTAATGATGAGACAGCCTCTGCCATGAACCTCAAGGGCTTTTCAGATAAGAGGATACTGGATAGCTGGATGCGCGAGTTCGAAAAGTGA
- a CDS encoding aspartate 1-decarboxylase: protein MKLLTICKGKIHRATVTQCDVDYVGSITVDQDLLDAADIVDGELVHIWNINNGERLETYAIPAERGSGVVCLNGAAARRCSVGDKVIIAAFCLTDEPVQRKVVLVDEHNKIVSRI from the coding sequence TTGAAACTATTAACCATTTGCAAAGGAAAGATACACAGAGCCACCGTCACGCAGTGCGACGTAGACTACGTCGGCAGCATTACTGTCGATCAGGACCTGCTGGACGCGGCTGATATAGTCGACGGCGAGCTTGTTCACATCTGGAATATCAATAACGGCGAACGGCTGGAGACATATGCCATCCCCGCCGAAAGAGGCAGCGGCGTGGTATGCCTTAATGGTGCCGCAGCCAGAAGGTGCAGTGTAGGCGATAAGGTAATTATCGCGGCATTTTGCCTGACCGATGAACCGGTACAACGCAAAGTAGTGCTGGTCGACGAACACAACAAGATAGTCAGCAGGATATAA
- a CDS encoding bifunctional homocysteine S-methyltransferase/methylenetetrahydrofolate reductase — translation MPNPRKLPDIFSQRVVVFDGAMGSLLVERGVSHKHPFEELNLSSPYLICQAHADYIKAGADVIETNTFGANRFKLSHHGLEAKVYDINLAGARLARDVAGSKVLVAGSVGPLGVSLSPIGSVDIEDVQCSIKDQVTGLVDGGVDMLIFETLTDLDQASVMLESALASCELPVIVQFAIGTDLTTERGDSLDDIVSKLSEYPVSVIGVNCSVGPEQTIRSVQALHEISDLPISAQPNSGYPTNVEGRTLYISGAKYFADRGAEIVQAGASIVGGCCGTSPAHIEALAAKVKTMPRPVPAKIRQAQARESIKVGQARDHSPLLRRMNGSFVTVEVTPPKNADYHTLINKLRPLVAAGISAIDVTDNPMARMHMSAVAFAHLVRRELGIATILHLTCRDLNLLGMHSTLLGASALGIDGILALTGDPASAGDYPAATSVFDVTSDGLVKIINSLNHGLDYTGREIGVPTSFAIGTALNPAADDIDKEIARLAKKREAGANFLMTQPVFDLEPLRKVVKSIPDDWNIPILVGVLPLRSSRHAEFLHNEVPGMNIPEDIRKTLASAEPEAAKAEGVRIARQIYLAAKQEFGGVYFMPPFDNFEVVRQVISGA, via the coding sequence GTGCCCAATCCCAGGAAACTTCCAGATATTTTCAGTCAGAGGGTCGTCGTATTTGACGGCGCTATGGGTTCGCTCCTTGTCGAGCGCGGTGTCAGTCATAAGCATCCCTTCGAGGAACTCAACCTCTCCTCGCCATATCTCATCTGCCAGGCGCATGCCGACTACATCAAAGCGGGCGCAGACGTAATCGAGACAAACACCTTCGGAGCAAACCGGTTCAAACTCTCTCATCATGGCCTGGAAGCCAAGGTCTACGACATAAATCTGGCTGGAGCCAGACTGGCAAGAGACGTGGCGGGTTCAAAAGTTCTGGTTGCCGGTTCGGTCGGTCCGCTGGGAGTAAGCCTGTCCCCTATCGGGTCTGTCGATATCGAGGACGTGCAATGCAGTATTAAGGACCAGGTGACCGGGCTTGTCGACGGTGGAGTCGATATGCTCATATTCGAGACCCTCACCGACCTCGACCAGGCAAGCGTGATGCTGGAATCAGCATTGGCGAGCTGTGAACTGCCGGTCATAGTCCAGTTTGCTATAGGGACAGACTTGACCACGGAGCGCGGCGACAGCCTGGATGATATAGTCTCGAAATTGTCGGAATATCCTGTCAGCGTCATAGGGGTCAATTGCAGCGTGGGTCCAGAGCAGACTATCCGGTCTGTGCAGGCTCTGCATGAGATCAGCGACCTGCCTATATCGGCTCAGCCGAACTCAGGCTATCCGACCAATGTCGAAGGGCGAACACTTTATATATCCGGCGCGAAATATTTTGCAGACAGAGGCGCTGAAATAGTCCAGGCGGGCGCATCCATCGTGGGAGGATGCTGCGGCACTTCCCCGGCACATATAGAAGCCCTTGCAGCAAAGGTCAAGACTATGCCCAGGCCTGTTCCGGCCAAAATCAGGCAGGCACAGGCAAGAGAAAGCATAAAAGTCGGCCAGGCGAGAGACCATTCGCCGCTGCTGCGTAGGATGAATGGCAGTTTTGTCACTGTCGAGGTCACGCCTCCAAAGAATGCGGACTATCACACTCTCATAAACAAACTCAGACCGCTGGTGGCGGCGGGTATATCGGCAATAGATGTCACGGACAATCCCATGGCGCGCATGCACATGAGTGCTGTGGCGTTTGCTCATCTGGTCCGCCGGGAACTTGGGATCGCGACAATTCTCCACCTGACCTGCCGCGACCTCAATCTGCTGGGGATGCACTCCACTCTGTTGGGCGCATCGGCGCTGGGTATAGACGGCATCCTTGCCCTGACCGGAGACCCGGCCAGCGCAGGGGACTACCCCGCCGCAACGTCTGTCTTCGATGTCACATCCGACGGCTTGGTCAAGATAATAAACTCGCTCAACCATGGCCTGGATTACACCGGCAGAGAGATAGGCGTGCCTACCAGTTTTGCTATAGGCACTGCATTGAACCCTGCAGCAGATGATATCGACAAGGAGATTGCGCGCCTTGCCAAAAAACGCGAGGCGGGAGCCAATTTCCTGATGACCCAGCCTGTATTCGACCTCGAACCACTGCGGAAAGTCGTCAAGAGCATTCCCGACGACTGGAATATACCGATACTTGTCGGTGTGCTGCCCCTGCGCAGTTCGCGCCATGCCGAGTTCCTGCATAACGAGGTCCCGGGCATGAACATACCCGAAGATATCCGCAAGACACTTGCTTCAGCCGAGCCTGAGGCCGCAAAGGCTGAGGGGGTGAGGATCGCGCGGCAGATATATCTTGCGGCGAAGCAGGAGTTCGGGGGAGTGTATTTCATGCCTCCGTTCGATAACTTCGAGGTTGTGCGCCAGGTTATCTCCGGGGCTTAA